The region CGATCAAGACCAGATTGTCTTTCTCACGGTCAAGCTCCGCCTGAATCGCCCGGGCCACTTCCGGGTCTGCCTCTCTCAATATTGTTCCGATCAAGCCACTGCTCCTTGTCCAATCTATCCGCCTGCCTGGATGTAAGGCGGAAAGGCCGCTAAAGTGTTTCAAACCTCGATCTGGTCGATCCTTCTCTTATGGCGCCCACCTTCGAACCTGGTCTTCAGGAAAAGATCCAACATCTCCAGTGCAAGGCCGGGGCCGGTAACCCGGCCGCCCATCACCAGGATATTGGCATCGTTGTGCTGCCGGCACAGGCGGGCCGTGTATAGATCATGGCACAGGGCGGCGCGTACGCCTTTGTACCGGTTCGCAGTGATGGACATACCGATTCCCGTCCCACAGATCAGGAGACCCCTTTCAAATTCCCCCCTCGACACCCCTTGGGCCACTCCGTGGGCGATGGCAGGATAATCCGAGGAATCGTTGCTGAACACGCCGATATCCTTCAGTTCGTACTCTCCCTTCTCCTCCAGAAAATGCCTGCAGACCTCCTTGAGATCAAATCCGCCATGATCCGATCCGATGATTATTCTCATTACCTCCCACCTGTCATTCATGCCCTGAGAGATATCCCGGCACCCCGAACCAGCGCACGCATCCCGGCCCAAAACGATCAAACGGGAGAGCATAAGCCGCACCCCTGAGGGCCTTTACTTCCGGGCTCCGATATTCACCGGGGACTATAATAAATGGGCCTGTGGGTGTCAAACGATATGTGTGTGCGGATTGAACAGGGTTGTGCCGGGAAATCCACTTGGACCCTCCCTTTCCCTGCGGCCGCCTGCGGGGTGGAAGCGAGGTTTTCCTTGACTTCAAATCTTACGGCGA is a window of Deltaproteobacteria bacterium DNA encoding:
- the rpiB gene encoding ribose 5-phosphate isomerase B produces the protein MRIIIGSDHGGFDLKEVCRHFLEEKGEYELKDIGVFSNDSSDYPAIAHGVAQGVSRGEFERGLLICGTGIGMSITANRYKGVRAALCHDLYTARLCRQHNDANILVMGGRVTGPGLALEMLDLFLKTRFEGGRHKRRIDQIEV